In the Haloferula helveola genome, one interval contains:
- a CDS encoding FG-GAP-like repeat-containing protein: protein MSDLLNRWTAATWLALAAFPAGANPVFQDVTVAKNLGAYRATSGDLHGPGGVFADVDNDGFADLYLIRHNVANELYLNVSDGSGGRTFQLQVNALGAGDTGAGTGAVAADYDNDGDLDLFVTNWNQGDVLFRNELIETGSLGFTNVTATAGVAGSNSSSLTAAWGDPDRDGDLDLYVGNHDFAGQRDYYYRNNANGTFTNMSTGGPNGTPGSVAGATLGPTGFESSTGSPTIPGQTYSATNAVIFTDFNNDGWPDLLVTNKTGKGEDKDMLYLNLGDDVGGTWQGFQTDTYNHPELVANWSRSAMGVNVGDIDGDGDFDIIISDNPSFGSTGPNDVLVNRLVPDGTLGFDHRNMDAGLCWGVQMEDFDNDGVLEVHFTNDPPSLAPTDEALFEFSDPLDPLTSSITNVAASAGVLNAGTNGKGSIVADYNRDGLLDLIVCNLNNDPRHPSNNNDPAAFFENTTASPGRYLSVKLTGDPTLPGDLRSSLDAIGARVTVVADLDNDSVIEPGETMMREVVSGSSNAASTSSLDVEFGTGLATTATVDITWPDGRTSSLGSIATGAVGTTDGFYSISQQVLFSTDTDGDGIPDFFEEAYTTPPSITSMLPGDDPEPDGLTNLEEYQNATDPTVADTDGDGLTDGEEVNGLLNPWSGGVAGALPGEPTDPNKSDSDGDTLSDFVEVDAGNGSVTDPNAIDSDGDTLPDDYEVANSLNPVVDDANDDPDNDGPTGDPFTNLEEYLAGTDPQDPDSDNDNYNDGVETLTGIWVSAEDTGTNPLDADSDNDTLQDGDEDPDSGTIAGVPYRSNPNLFNTDGDWAGDAAEVAAGTDPSDDLDFPPPPPALFADNFDVADSASFDAADLTGRRSGTLASDIEVRSSGTQQTLVGMQVQLNGGRLRFEVPPGGAPIENFDWASGTAGAAILAAGAVQVEFDYIPTDDTSTDWVSFNVGFPDFATLPEPGMRVNHAGTDFGILFRNNGGTQFFKNAAGTAGGNFTPVLTARHVVITYGIQSFADGAEVLVEASVDGTQVAEETFSLSGNVGQFGMELGTNEPGTLIDNLTILATSPPLGNDNDADNLPDDWEMAQVGNLTDLNGLATGPGPGAGSGNFDADSLTDLEEYQLTQGAYPDLDPTLVDTDGDTLEDGSEILGAGLRDPTDPTSADTDGDGLSDGVESNTGIFVDAGDTGTNPLLFDTDSDGFRDGLEVEKGSNPLDAEFFPPPPFELEYAVLTDDLSSGVDPAKTYTHAVSGGGAATINGVLFEELTPTASPADLAWNAPDGMSAIAPVNNGDWVPATGGVTGPGLLDLLGGFSYSGGGGGGGSFQTFTLSGLTPGTAYDLRVYLRMWDDNPASSGRRIDLQFENGSDVATVDEFLEDRPGLMAGGTNNHVALMLKFRYVAEGSELVLRAAVPGGAPANSGSFHLYGLSNELIEAPVSRSIAHVWNEENLAAIRLSFPDPPVHAWNLFHISTAMYDAWAAYDPVAVGYLHREDQTGASNITAARHEAISYAAYRMMIRRYYEYHHPITPQRNADTVERHLKLLMASLGYDPANSTTEGSSPAAVGNRVAETIINWSLNDGSNELGGFTDPTYTPVNDPLDLRFTGTVMNDPNHWQPLEFVQQVTQNGQVLESTIQSFVGAHWGDVTPFSLSRGTGQFVYLDPGMPPQLGDPATEVEFKDGSVTVIEHSSYLHPDAGVMIDISPASRGNNTLGTNDGSGYAVNPVTGLPYEPNIVNHADYGRVVAEFWADGPSSETPPGHWNTLANEVVEHPDFEARFGGAGPVLDPLEWDVKMYFLLNASVHDCAVAAWGCKRYYDFVRPISSIRYMGGLGQSTDSGRASYHPDGLPLVPDLIEEITTASSAPGERHEHLATHLGKIAIFAWGGEPVDKENDYTGAEWILAGDWLPYQRDTFVTPAFAGYVSGHSTFSRAAAEVLTLLTGTPYFPGGLGTFVEPAGGLEFEAGPSTDIALQWATYYDASDEAGISRIYGGIHVPVDDGPGRIIGSQCGILTWNLGTRYFDGSILTEPMEIGVTVLTGGDVEVSWQQRRGLFYQLGRSEDLTGGFAPVLPWQQVHEDRGSLIETPAGVRRAFFQLERE, encoded by the coding sequence ATGTCTGACCTTCTCAACCGATGGACGGCAGCCACTTGGTTGGCACTCGCGGCGTTTCCCGCTGGCGCCAACCCGGTGTTCCAGGATGTAACCGTCGCGAAGAACCTCGGTGCCTACCGGGCGACTTCCGGCGATCTTCACGGTCCCGGGGGAGTCTTCGCGGACGTCGACAACGACGGATTCGCGGATCTCTACCTCATCCGCCACAACGTTGCCAACGAGCTCTACCTCAATGTGTCCGATGGCTCCGGCGGACGGACCTTCCAACTTCAGGTGAACGCTCTTGGTGCCGGCGACACCGGTGCCGGGACGGGTGCGGTGGCGGCGGACTACGACAACGACGGCGACCTTGATTTGTTCGTCACGAACTGGAACCAGGGCGATGTCCTTTTCCGGAACGAGCTGATCGAAACCGGTTCGCTGGGATTCACGAATGTTACCGCGACGGCGGGAGTTGCCGGCAGCAACTCTTCATCGCTGACCGCGGCGTGGGGAGATCCCGACCGGGACGGTGATCTCGACCTCTACGTCGGCAATCACGACTTCGCCGGGCAGCGCGATTACTACTACCGCAACAACGCCAACGGCACCTTCACCAACATGAGTACCGGCGGGCCGAATGGCACGCCGGGCAGCGTTGCGGGCGCGACGCTCGGCCCGACCGGCTTCGAAAGCTCGACCGGGAGTCCCACGATTCCGGGGCAGACCTACAGCGCCACGAATGCGGTCATCTTCACCGACTTCAACAACGATGGTTGGCCGGATCTGCTGGTCACCAACAAGACCGGGAAGGGCGAGGACAAGGACATGCTCTATCTCAATCTTGGCGACGATGTCGGCGGGACGTGGCAGGGCTTCCAGACCGACACCTACAACCACCCCGAGCTCGTCGCGAACTGGAGCCGCTCGGCGATGGGAGTGAACGTCGGCGACATCGATGGCGATGGCGACTTCGACATCATCATTTCCGACAATCCGAGTTTCGGTTCGACCGGACCGAATGACGTGTTGGTCAATCGCTTGGTTCCCGACGGAACCCTCGGCTTCGACCATCGCAACATGGATGCCGGGCTTTGCTGGGGGGTGCAGATGGAGGACTTCGACAATGACGGCGTGCTTGAAGTCCACTTCACCAACGATCCGCCATCGCTCGCTCCGACCGACGAGGCCCTCTTCGAGTTCAGCGACCCGCTGGACCCGCTGACTTCGAGCATCACCAATGTCGCGGCTTCCGCCGGAGTGCTCAATGCGGGCACCAACGGCAAGGGCAGCATTGTCGCCGACTACAACCGCGACGGCTTGCTCGACCTGATCGTTTGCAATCTCAACAACGACCCGCGCCATCCCTCGAACAACAACGACCCGGCGGCCTTCTTCGAGAACACGACGGCGTCGCCCGGGCGTTACCTGAGTGTCAAGCTGACGGGTGACCCGACCTTGCCTGGTGACTTGCGGAGCTCGCTCGATGCGATCGGCGCGCGGGTCACGGTGGTGGCGGATCTCGACAACGACAGTGTCATCGAGCCGGGCGAAACGATGATGCGCGAGGTGGTCTCCGGAAGCAGCAATGCGGCCAGCACCAGCAGTCTCGATGTCGAGTTCGGCACCGGTCTGGCGACGACCGCGACTGTCGACATCACCTGGCCGGACGGGCGGACGTCGAGTTTGGGAAGCATCGCCACCGGCGCGGTTGGAACGACCGACGGCTTCTACAGCATCAGCCAACAGGTTCTCTTCAGCACCGACACCGATGGTGACGGCATTCCCGACTTTTTCGAGGAAGCCTACACGACTCCACCCTCGATCACTTCGATGCTGCCCGGTGACGATCCCGAGCCGGACGGGCTGACAAACCTCGAGGAGTATCAGAATGCGACCGATCCGACCGTGGCGGACACCGATGGCGACGGACTGACCGACGGTGAGGAGGTCAATGGATTGCTCAACCCGTGGAGCGGGGGAGTGGCCGGTGCGCTGCCGGGTGAGCCGACGGATCCGAACAAATCCGATTCGGATGGCGACACCCTGAGTGACTTTGTCGAAGTCGACGCCGGCAACGGTTCGGTCACGGATCCGAATGCGATCGACTCGGACGGCGACACGCTGCCGGATGATTACGAGGTCGCGAACAGCCTGAATCCCGTGGTGGACGACGCCAATGACGACCCGGACAACGACGGTCCCACGGGCGATCCCTTTACCAACCTCGAGGAGTACCTCGCGGGCACCGACCCGCAGGATCCGGATAGCGACAACGACAACTACAACGATGGTGTGGAAACGCTCACCGGCATCTGGGTGAGCGCGGAGGACACCGGGACCAATCCGCTCGATGCGGACAGCGACAACGACACCCTGCAGGACGGCGACGAAGATCCGGACAGCGGAACCATCGCCGGCGTTCCCTATCGGTCGAATCCGAATCTCTTCAACACCGACGGCGACTGGGCGGGCGATGCCGCCGAGGTCGCGGCGGGTACGGATCCTTCGGATGACCTCGACTTCCCCCCTCCACCTCCCGCGCTTTTCGCCGACAACTTCGATGTCGCGGACTCGGCTTCGTTCGACGCCGCCGATCTGACCGGCAGACGGAGCGGCACACTCGCTTCGGACATCGAGGTTCGTTCGTCGGGCACCCAGCAGACACTGGTCGGCATGCAGGTCCAGCTGAACGGTGGCCGGTTGCGTTTCGAGGTGCCACCGGGTGGCGCGCCGATCGAGAACTTCGACTGGGCGAGCGGCACCGCCGGAGCGGCGATCCTCGCGGCGGGCGCGGTGCAGGTGGAGTTCGACTACATCCCGACGGACGACACATCCACCGACTGGGTTTCGTTCAACGTCGGCTTCCCTGACTTCGCCACCCTCCCCGAGCCGGGAATGCGGGTGAATCATGCCGGCACCGACTTCGGGATCCTTTTCCGCAACAACGGCGGTACCCAGTTCTTCAAGAACGCCGCGGGCACGGCCGGCGGAAACTTCACGCCGGTGCTGACCGCCCGGCACGTCGTCATCACCTATGGAATCCAGTCATTTGCCGATGGCGCGGAGGTACTCGTCGAGGCCTCGGTCGACGGCACACAGGTGGCGGAAGAGACCTTTTCGCTGAGTGGGAACGTCGGTCAATTCGGGATGGAACTCGGAACCAACGAGCCCGGGACCTTGATCGACAACCTGACGATCCTTGCGACCTCGCCACCCCTCGGAAACGACAACGACGCGGACAACCTGCCCGATGATTGGGAGATGGCTCAGGTCGGCAACCTGACCGATCTCAACGGACTCGCGACGGGTCCGGGTCCGGGGGCGGGAAGCGGAAATTTCGATGCCGACTCACTGACCGACCTCGAGGAATACCAGCTGACACAGGGGGCGTATCCCGATCTGGATCCGACGCTGGTCGATACCGATGGCGACACGCTCGAGGACGGCAGTGAGATCCTGGGGGCGGGACTTCGCGATCCCACCGATCCGACTTCGGCCGACACCGATGGAGACGGTCTCAGCGACGGTGTCGAGTCCAACACCGGCATCTTCGTCGATGCTGGAGATACCGGCACCAACCCGCTGCTTTTCGATACCGACTCCGACGGCTTCCGGGATGGTCTCGAGGTCGAAAAGGGCAGCAACCCGCTTGATGCCGAGTTCTTTCCTCCGCCTCCATTCGAACTTGAGTATGCGGTGCTGACGGATGACCTCAGCTCGGGCGTCGATCCGGCAAAGACCTACACCCACGCGGTCAGCGGAGGAGGCGCGGCGACCATCAACGGCGTGTTGTTTGAAGAGCTGACACCCACCGCAAGCCCTGCCGATCTCGCATGGAATGCCCCCGACGGAATGTCGGCCATCGCACCGGTGAACAATGGCGATTGGGTCCCGGCGACCGGCGGAGTCACCGGGCCGGGACTACTCGATCTGTTGGGAGGCTTCAGCTACTCGGGTGGCGGCGGGGGCGGCGGGAGTTTCCAAACGTTCACCTTGAGCGGACTGACGCCCGGAACCGCCTACGATCTGCGTGTCTATCTGAGAATGTGGGACGACAATCCTGCGTCGAGCGGGCGACGCATCGATCTCCAGTTTGAAAACGGGTCGGACGTCGCGACCGTCGACGAGTTCCTCGAGGACCGGCCCGGCTTGATGGCGGGAGGCACCAACAACCACGTCGCCCTGATGCTGAAATTCCGCTACGTGGCCGAGGGTAGCGAACTCGTCTTGCGAGCTGCGGTTCCCGGCGGAGCACCGGCGAACAGCGGCAGCTTCCACCTTTACGGGTTGAGCAACGAACTCATCGAGGCACCGGTCTCGCGATCGATCGCCCATGTTTGGAATGAGGAGAACCTCGCCGCCATCCGGCTCTCGTTCCCGGATCCTCCGGTACACGCGTGGAACCTGTTCCACATTTCCACGGCGATGTACGACGCGTGGGCGGCCTACGATCCGGTAGCGGTGGGCTATCTGCATCGCGAGGATCAGACCGGGGCATCGAACATCACCGCCGCGCGTCATGAAGCGATCAGCTATGCCGCCTACCGGATGATGATCCGGCGCTACTACGAATATCATCATCCGATCACTCCGCAGCGCAACGCGGACACTGTCGAGCGTCACCTGAAGCTGCTGATGGCATCGCTGGGGTACGACCCTGCGAACTCCACCACGGAAGGGAGCAGTCCCGCCGCGGTGGGGAACCGGGTGGCGGAAACGATCATCAACTGGTCGCTCAATGATGGGTCGAACGAGCTGGGCGGCTTCACCGACCCGACCTACACCCCGGTCAATGATCCGCTCGACCTGAGATTCACCGGAACCGTGATGAACGATCCGAACCATTGGCAGCCGCTCGAGTTCGTGCAGCAGGTGACGCAGAACGGCCAGGTCCTCGAGTCGACCATCCAGAGTTTCGTGGGTGCACACTGGGGAGACGTCACGCCGTTCTCCCTTTCGCGTGGAACCGGCCAGTTCGTCTATCTTGATCCGGGAATGCCGCCTCAGCTTGGCGACCCGGCGACGGAGGTAGAGTTCAAGGACGGCAGCGTAACGGTGATCGAGCACAGCAGCTACCTGCACCCCGACGCCGGCGTGATGATCGACATTTCGCCCGCATCGCGGGGCAACAACACGCTGGGGACGAATGATGGCAGCGGTTATGCGGTGAATCCGGTCACGGGTTTGCCCTACGAGCCGAACATCGTGAACCACGCTGACTACGGGCGGGTGGTGGCCGAGTTTTGGGCTGATGGTCCGAGTTCGGAGACACCGCCGGGTCACTGGAACACGCTGGCCAATGAAGTCGTCGAACATCCGGACTTCGAGGCCCGCTTCGGCGGAGCGGGGCCGGTGCTCGATCCGCTGGAGTGGGACGTGAAGATGTATTTTCTCCTGAACGCCTCGGTGCACGACTGCGCGGTCGCTGCATGGGGCTGCAAGCGCTACTATGATTTCGTCCGGCCCATCAGTAGCATCCGCTACATGGGCGGGCTCGGTCAGTCGACCGACTCCGGGCGCGCCTCCTACCATCCCGATGGTCTGCCGCTCGTGCCGGACCTTATCGAGGAGATCACCACCGCTTCGTCCGCTCCCGGCGAGCGCCATGAGCACCTGGCCACGCACTTGGGCAAGATCGCGATCTTCGCGTGGGGCGGCGAGCCGGTCGACAAGGAGAATGACTACACCGGTGCTGAGTGGATTCTCGCCGGCGACTGGCTTCCCTATCAGCGCGACACCTTTGTGACGCCCGCTTTCGCCGGCTATGTCTCTGGGCACAGCACTTTCAGCCGGGCCGCCGCCGAGGTTCTCACGCTATTGACCGGAACGCCTTACTTCCCCGGCGGACTCGGGACTTTCGTGGAGCCGGCGGGTGGTCTGGAGTTCGAGGCCGGACCTTCGACCGACATCGCACTCCAATGGGCGACCTACTACGATGCGTCCGACGAAGCGGGGATCTCGCGAATCTACGGCGGAATTCACGTTCCGGTCGATGACGGACCGGGACGGATCATCGGCTCGCAGTGCGGGATTCTCACATGGAATCTCGGAACCCGCTACTTCGACGGCAGCATCCTCACCGAACCGATGGAGATCGGCGTGACCGTACTGACGGGAGGGGATGTCGAAGTCAGCTGGCAGCAGCGGCGCGGACTGTTCTATCAGCTCGGCCGCAGCGAGGACCTGACGGGCGGATTCGCACCTGTTTTGCCATGGCAGCAGGTCCACGAGGACCGGGGATCGCTGATCGAGACGCCGGCGGGCGTCAGGCGGGCTTTCTTCCAGCTCGAAAGGGAGTGA
- a CDS encoding DNA starvation/stationary phase protection protein produces MNQDLIDSLRLVVADTYAVIGQTHLCHWNVRGPSFFSLHTAFETQYNELFVAVDEIAERIRAKGALAPGGLAKLAEMSGIPEIGEDASAQDMVKHLVTANEKLLADLKKARDAAGECGDSESEDLMIARTQVHEKTVWMLKSYLE; encoded by the coding sequence ATGAACCAAGACCTGATTGATTCCCTCCGACTCGTAGTTGCCGATACCTATGCGGTGATCGGGCAGACCCACCTGTGCCACTGGAATGTGCGCGGGCCATCCTTCTTCTCGCTGCACACCGCCTTCGAAACCCAGTACAACGAGCTGTTCGTCGCAGTCGATGAAATCGCCGAGCGGATCCGCGCCAAGGGAGCCTTGGCACCGGGCGGTCTTGCCAAGCTCGCGGAAATGTCGGGGATTCCCGAGATCGGTGAGGATGCCTCGGCCCAGGACATGGTGAAGCATCTGGTCACCGCCAACGAGAAGCTGCTCGCGGATCTGAAGAAGGCACGGGATGCGGCGGGCGAGTGCGGCGATTCGGAGTCGGAAGACCTGATGATCGCTCGCACCCAGGTCCATGAGAAGACGGTTTGGATGTTGAAGAGCTATTTGGAGTGA
- a CDS encoding DUF1501 domain-containing protein, whose product MKTRRQFLGEASCAAIGSTSVLSTLLNLTMANHASAANGEAAGTRKALVCLFLGGGCDTFNFLIPMDQPGAYDDYAASRSNLAIPRNQLIPLNFTDSLGRSYGVHPSCPRIAEMFNGLDGDTARRRLSFLANVGTLVEPIPDKAAYLSKSVALPKALFSHRDQVEQWQTSVPQGMPVLTGWAGRAADIIHSTLNTEQTGGYYMPMNFSLSGNSTFQIGESEGQFVITSNGALTFTGTGSSTPAHVAKGQAIASTVDSPIEEHYRNLFQRTHGRITSNSIARGQEFQTNFDAPGTVNGIDVNATIAAAGFPNSSLGRNLQAAVRTIAIRDDLKLHRQTIFIEYGGWDHHSELLNTQAGMLANLDQALHAFLTCLETLGLSEDVITFTASDFGRTLRSNGQGTDHAWAGHQMVLGEPVNGGSIFGHYPSVAIDGPDDIGRGGRVFPRLSVDEVFCELLRWFGVSNGDMDLVLPNITNFYDPTSSTNPVGFVA is encoded by the coding sequence ATGAAAACGCGCCGCCAATTTCTCGGAGAAGCCAGCTGTGCCGCCATCGGCTCGACCTCGGTCCTCTCGACACTTCTCAACCTGACGATGGCCAACCACGCGTCGGCCGCCAATGGCGAAGCCGCCGGCACGCGCAAGGCTCTCGTCTGCCTGTTTCTGGGTGGAGGGTGTGACACCTTCAATTTCCTGATCCCGATGGACCAACCGGGAGCCTACGACGACTATGCGGCGTCGCGCTCCAACCTGGCCATTCCGCGCAACCAGCTGATCCCGCTCAATTTCACCGACTCACTCGGTCGCAGCTACGGCGTCCACCCGTCCTGCCCGCGGATCGCGGAAATGTTCAACGGTCTCGACGGCGACACTGCACGCAGGCGCCTCAGCTTCCTCGCGAATGTCGGCACACTGGTCGAACCGATCCCGGACAAAGCCGCCTACCTCAGCAAGAGCGTGGCCTTGCCCAAAGCGCTCTTCTCCCATCGTGACCAGGTCGAGCAATGGCAAACCTCCGTGCCTCAAGGAATGCCGGTCCTCACCGGTTGGGCCGGACGGGCGGCGGACATCATCCACTCCACGCTGAACACCGAGCAGACCGGCGGCTACTATATGCCGATGAACTTCTCGCTGTCAGGCAACTCGACCTTCCAGATCGGCGAGAGCGAAGGGCAATTCGTGATTACCAGCAACGGTGCGCTGACCTTTACCGGGACAGGCAGCTCGACACCTGCCCACGTCGCCAAGGGCCAGGCGATCGCCTCGACGGTCGACAGCCCGATCGAGGAGCACTACCGCAACCTCTTCCAGCGGACGCACGGACGCATCACTTCCAACAGCATTGCACGGGGCCAGGAGTTCCAAACGAACTTCGATGCCCCCGGCACGGTCAATGGCATCGACGTCAACGCCACCATCGCCGCGGCGGGATTCCCGAACTCATCGCTGGGACGCAACCTCCAGGCGGCGGTCCGGACCATCGCGATCCGCGACGACCTCAAGCTCCACCGGCAGACGATCTTCATCGAATACGGCGGCTGGGACCACCACAGCGAACTGCTGAACACGCAGGCAGGCATGCTCGCGAACCTCGACCAAGCGCTCCACGCCTTCCTCACCTGTCTCGAGACATTGGGACTGAGTGAAGACGTGATCACCTTCACCGCGTCTGACTTCGGTCGCACCCTCCGGTCCAACGGTCAGGGAACCGACCACGCGTGGGCCGGTCATCAAATGGTGCTGGGCGAGCCGGTCAACGGCGGGTCGATCTTCGGCCACTATCCATCGGTCGCGATCGACGGTCCCGACGACATCGGCCGCGGCGGCCGGGTGTTCCCCCGCCTGTCGGTCGACGAGGTTTTCTGCGAACTCCTCCGCTGGTTCGGCGTCAGCAACGGCGACATGGATCTGGTGCTTCCGAACATCACCAATTTCTACGATCCCACCAGTAGCACGAATCCGGTCGGATTCGTGGCCTGA